The DNA window AACGCGTCCACCGCCTGATACACGGCCATCCCGCCGCCGCCGAGGGTGCGGGCACCGACATTCCTTGCGGCCCGCAGCAATTCGGTGTCCAATGGCCGGTAGACCACCTCGGCCACCCACAGGTCCGGGCGCAGCAACGCCGCGGGCACGGCGGACCCCGGATGCTCGGCCATGCCCATCGGCGTGGCGTGCACAAGGCCGTTGGCGTCGGTCAGGAGTTCGGGCAGGTCGGCCGGATCGGCACTATCGATGCGAGCCGCCGGGAACAGCACCGCCATGGCGTCCGCCAACCGCCGTGCGCGGGCGCGCTCGTAGTCGACGATCACCAGATTCCGGGTCTCGCGGGTCGACATCGCGTAGGCGACCGCCGCACCAGCCCCACCTGCACCGAGCTGAACGACCCGATCGACGCGGGCACCGGGCAGTCCGCGGTCGAAATTTCGGCCGAATCCGGTCCAGTCGGTGTTGTAGCCGATGGTCCGCCCCTCGTCGAAGAGCACCGTGTTCACCGCACCGAGCCGCGCCGCGTCGGGTGCGAGTTCATCGAGGCATTCGATGACCGCCTGCTTGGCAGGGTGGGTGATATTGAGGCCGCGAAAACCGAGGTCGCGCGCGTCGCGCACCAGCCGGGGCAGGTCGGCCACCGTCGATCCGAGCTGATCGAGGTCGATGCGCCGGTAGGTGTAGTCCAGCCCCTGTCGCGCGCCCTCCACCTCATGCAACGACGGGGTGAGCGACGGCCCGATACCGGCCCCGATCAGACCACAAACCACGGAATCGGTCACGGAATCTCCTGGGTGTCGACCTCGAGCTAATGTACGAACTAGTGAGTTAATTAACGCGCACAGTGCCGCACCCGTCAAGTCACCGAAGGTCCGGACAACCCCCGGCTCGCTAGAGTTGACCCATGCCTGCGAACGACACCAGCCTCGACCAACCGGCCAAACGCAGGCGCAACAGCGATCGCACCAAGGAGAACATCCTGGAGGTGGCGACCAAGGAGTTCGCCGACAACGGCTACGCCGGTGCGCGGGTGGATCTGATCGCCGAGCGCACGCACACCACCAAGCGGATGATCTACTACTACTTCACCGATAAAGAGGGGCTCTACCAGGCCGTTCTCGAACGGTCCTACGGTGCGATCCGGGCACTGGAACGCGAACTAGATATCGCCGGCCTCGGCCCGGTCGAGGCGATCCGAGCCGTCGCCGAGTTGACCTTCGACCACCACGAGCAGCATCCCGACTTCATTCGGCTGGTGGCCAACGAGAACATGCTGCACGGTGAGCACATCCGCCGGTCCGAGGTCCTCAAACGACTCGGCGCACCCGCCGCCGACCTGCTGTCCACCATCCTCACCGAGGGGCAGCACGCCGGACTGTTCCGCACCGATGTCGACGCTCTCGATGTGCACATGATCATCAGCAGCTTCTGCGTGTTCCGGGTCGCCAACCGCCATACCTGGCAGGCACTGTTCGGTCGCGACATGATCGCGCCCGAATCGCGCGAGCACCAACGCCGCATCATCGCCGATATGGTCGGCGCATTCCTGCGGCCCGCCGCCGACTGAAAAGCCCCTCGGTCAAGACCTGTACACAACCGGCTGCCCCCGATGAGCAGCCGGTTGTGGCATCTAATGAACTATTTGGTTAATACTGTTGATCCGACTCCGTGACGTGAGTTACATTCGTGTCGCCGCAATACGTACAGCCGTTCACTATCCGAACATTTGCGGTGGCAGAACAGCAGGAGACGACATGACCGCCAGCACGCTGGACGCGCCCACCCCGGGCGCTGAGCCACCGGCCGACACCACCAAGGTCAAGCGGGCCGCCATCGCCAGCTTCCTCGGCAGCATGCTCGAGTACTACGACTTCTACATCTATGCCTCGGCCGCGGCGCTGGTGTTCGGCAAGGTGTTCTTCGCAAAATCCGATCCCGCGATGGGCACCCTGCTCGCGCTGGCCACCTTCGGCGTCGCCTATATCGCCCGGCCGATCGGCGCGGTGCTGCTCGGTCACTTCGGTGATCGGGTCGGGCGCAAGCGGATCATGCTGCTGACCCTGGTGCTGATGGGACTATCGACCTTCCTGATCGGTTGTCTGCCGACCTACGCGACGGTCGGCGTCATCGCCCCGATACTGCTGGTGGTGCTGCGCGTGTTGCAGGGCATCTCCGCGGCGGGCGAACAGAGCGGCGCGAATTCGCTGACCCTCGAGCACGCTCCATTCGGGCGCCGGGCCTTCTTCACCAGCTGGACCCTGACCGGCACCCAGGCCGGATTCATCCTCGCGACCGTGGTCTTCCTCGCCGTATCCAGGTTGTCGGAATCGACGCTGCTGGCATGGGGCTGGCGCGTGCCGTTCTGGTTCAGCCTCGTGGTCGTGGTGCTCGCCTACGTGGTGCGCCGCCGACTGGAGGAGCCGGAGGTGTTCCAGGAGGAACAGCAGGCCCACCAGGTCGCGAAATTCCCCGTGGTCGAACTGTTCCGCACCCAGGCCGCCGACGTGGCACGGGTGGTGCTCTGTGCGCTCATCGCGGTCTGCAGCACGGTATTCGCGGTGTTCGGCCTGGCCTTCGCCACCAGTCACGAGGTCGGGATCAGCAAGACCACCATGCTGTTGGTGGCGGTCTCGGCGAACGTACTCGCCCTGATCATGCAGCCGTCGCTGGCGCTGCTGGCGGATCGGATCGGCCGCAAACCGGTGTTCATCACCGGCGTACTCGGTTGCGCCGTCATGATTTTCGTGTACTTCCAGGCCATCATGTCCGGCAACGTGCCGCTGATCTTCCTGGCCGCCCTCCTCCTCATCGGCGTCTGCTACAGCGCGCCCAACGCGATCTGGCCCTCCTTCTACGCCGAAATGTTCAGCACCAAGGTGCGCTTCTCCGGGATCGCGATCGGCACCCAGATCGGCTTCGCCGCAGCGGGTTTCGCTCCGACCATCGCCTGGACCCTGGTCGGCGACAGTCGCACCCACTGGTTGCCGGTGGCGCTGCTGGTCGCCGTCTGCTGCCTACTCGCCGCGATCTCCGCGACGACCGCACGCGAAACCTACCGAGTCCCACTGACCGAACTCGGTAAAGCCTGAGCGGACAGGTGCCGCACGCCGCGGCTCGGCCGAGGCGCAGCGCGAGCTCCCGTCGTCGGACGACCGTGGTTGCGGTGTCCCGCTGCTGCGGAGCGCGAGCCGTCGCCGATCAGGGGCGGTCATGTCCCCTCAGCCAGCCGACGTAGTCCGGTACGGCCAGGATCGACGTCAGGAGCCGAGGGATCGTCGAATTCCCTGTGCGGCCACTTGAAGGGCGGCGAGGTAGCGGTTGCGATCGCGCCGGAGGTTGGCGACGACGATGCCGATCGCGGCTATGACGGTGTCATCCGCGCGGCGCACCGGGACTGCGATAGAGCAGGCACCGAGCGTCATTTCTTCGACGGTGGTGGCGTATCCGTCGCGCCGTATCTTGTCCAGCTGCTGCCGAAGCCGATCGGGCTGGGTGATCGTGTACGGGGTCAGGCGCGTGAGGTTGGCCAGTACATGATCCTGTACGTCCGGCGGTGCGTGTGCGAGCAGGACTTTGCCGACTCCCGCAGCGTGCATCGGTAGGCGGCCCCCCATGTGGCTCACGACCGGCACCGATGCGCGCCCGGACAGCCGTTCGAGGTAAAGCGCCTCCATCCCGTCGCGGACCGCGAGATGCACGGTGGCGAGAGTGGCGGCGTGGATGTCGTTGAGGAAGGGAGAGGCAACTTGGCGCAGCCCGGTCTGCACCGAAGCGAGCAACCCGACATCCCAGAGTCGCCGACCGACGATGTACTTGCCATTGGGCCGACGCAGTAGTGCTCCGCCAGTGACCAGCTCACCGACCAGCCGGTGCGCAGTAGGCGTCGGGAGGTCCGCACGTCGGGACAGCTCGGTGAGCGTCAGTTCACGATGCCGCTCGTCGAACGCATACAGCAACGCGAGCGTGCGTGAAACCACCGAGGCACCCGGGGTAGAGGTATTGCCGGCCACTGCACATTCCTTCCGCTCAGCGGAAGCCTAGTCTCGCCGCGGACACAGGTCGCGACAGACCATGCTGACGTGAGCAACAAGCCCGTGCACCGCATCGTCTCCACCACCACCGTCGGCATCATCGGCGGCGGGCCCGCCGGTCTGATGCTGTCCCAC is part of the Nocardia sp. NBC_00565 genome and encodes:
- a CDS encoding MFS transporter, whose translation is MTASTLDAPTPGAEPPADTTKVKRAAIASFLGSMLEYYDFYIYASAAALVFGKVFFAKSDPAMGTLLALATFGVAYIARPIGAVLLGHFGDRVGRKRIMLLTLVLMGLSTFLIGCLPTYATVGVIAPILLVVLRVLQGISAAGEQSGANSLTLEHAPFGRRAFFTSWTLTGTQAGFILATVVFLAVSRLSESTLLAWGWRVPFWFSLVVVVLAYVVRRRLEEPEVFQEEQQAHQVAKFPVVELFRTQAADVARVVLCALIAVCSTVFAVFGLAFATSHEVGISKTTMLLVAVSANVLALIMQPSLALLADRIGRKPVFITGVLGCAVMIFVYFQAIMSGNVPLIFLAALLLIGVCYSAPNAIWPSFYAEMFSTKVRFSGIAIGTQIGFAAAGFAPTIAWTLVGDSRTHWLPVALLVAVCCLLAAISATTARETYRVPLTELGKA
- a CDS encoding IclR family transcriptional regulator, encoding MAGNTSTPGASVVSRTLALLYAFDERHRELTLTELSRRADLPTPTAHRLVGELVTGGALLRRPNGKYIVGRRLWDVGLLASVQTGLRQVASPFLNDIHAATLATVHLAVRDGMEALYLERLSGRASVPVVSHMGGRLPMHAAGVGKVLLAHAPPDVQDHVLANLTRLTPYTITQPDRLRQQLDKIRRDGYATTVEEMTLGACSIAVPVRRADDTVIAAIGIVVANLRRDRNRYLAALQVAAQGIRRSLGS
- a CDS encoding shikimate dehydrogenase; its protein translation is MTDSVVCGLIGAGIGPSLTPSLHEVEGARQGLDYTYRRIDLDQLGSTVADLPRLVRDARDLGFRGLNITHPAKQAVIECLDELAPDAARLGAVNTVLFDEGRTIGYNTDWTGFGRNFDRGLPGARVDRVVQLGAGGAGAAVAYAMSTRETRNLVIVDYERARARRLADAMAVLFPAARIDSADPADLPELLTDANGLVHATPMGMAEHPGSAVPAALLRPDLWVAEVVYRPLDTELLRAARNVGARTLGGGGMAVYQAVDAFRLFTGIEPDADRMYAHLTDLVRREELEAVR
- a CDS encoding TetR/AcrR family transcriptional regulator, encoding MPANDTSLDQPAKRRRNSDRTKENILEVATKEFADNGYAGARVDLIAERTHTTKRMIYYYFTDKEGLYQAVLERSYGAIRALERELDIAGLGPVEAIRAVAELTFDHHEQHPDFIRLVANENMLHGEHIRRSEVLKRLGAPAADLLSTILTEGQHAGLFRTDVDALDVHMIISSFCVFRVANRHTWQALFGRDMIAPESREHQRRIIADMVGAFLRPAAD